The Methanohalophilus portucalensis genome window below encodes:
- a CDS encoding DUF166 domain-containing protein, which yields MRISVLYSGEFGKKVLGNLINSDQFCTSCGEACDHCRQGRKSYSGFLTEIHELPADLPEFVEEPEEYLPADLKPCDLLLAMDLHPDLFAGLPTVAKKAHAKGVIAPVENPKLAPAGLVRQVAEKLQNEGIEYTFPKPFCSLEKTGQPVIDRFVEMGFGKPKIEIILDNEEITTARVIRDAPCGCTWFVARKLVYTEAADFKETVSSAHHAYPCTASMDNDPEIGDTILHKAGYIVRESVDSALDNAQKENANAR from the coding sequence ATAAGAATAAGTGTCCTGTACAGCGGGGAATTCGGGAAAAAGGTGCTGGGCAATCTCATAAATTCTGATCAGTTCTGCACATCCTGTGGGGAAGCCTGCGATCACTGTCGACAGGGACGCAAATCATATTCAGGGTTCCTTACAGAAATCCATGAATTGCCTGCAGATCTGCCTGAATTTGTGGAAGAGCCGGAAGAATACCTGCCTGCTGACCTGAAACCCTGTGACCTGCTCCTTGCAATGGATCTGCATCCTGACCTGTTTGCTGGCCTGCCCACAGTTGCGAAAAAAGCACATGCAAAAGGCGTGATTGCACCTGTTGAGAATCCTAAACTTGCCCCGGCAGGCCTTGTCCGCCAGGTTGCAGAAAAACTTCAGAATGAGGGAATCGAATATACTTTCCCCAAGCCTTTTTGCAGCCTTGAGAAAACAGGCCAACCTGTAATAGACAGATTTGTTGAAATGGGATTTGGGAAACCCAAAATTGAAATAATACTTGATAATGAGGAAATCACAACCGCACGGGTAATCAGGGATGCTCCCTGCGGATGCACATGGTTTGTTGCCCGCAAACTTGTCTATACCGAAGCTGCAGATTTCAAGGAAACTGTTTCCTCTGCCCATCATGCCTATCCCTGTACTGCAAGTATGGATAATGATCCTGAGATCGGGGATACCATATTGCACAAAGCAGGCTATATTGTCCGGGAAAGTGTGGACTCTGCACTGGATAATGCACAAAAGGAGAATGCAAATGCCAGATAA
- a CDS encoding peptidylprolyl isomerase — MKKAIIETDKGDIILELFENDAPRTVANFEKLIKQGFYNGLDFHRVIPDFVIQGGCPKGDGTGGPGYTIKCEINPRKHTKGALSMAHAGKDTGGSQFFITHSPQSHLDGMHTVFGKVIEGMDVVYKIKPGDVMNRLRVVEE; from the coding sequence ATGAAAAAAGCCATTATCGAGACAGACAAGGGAGATATTATCCTTGAATTATTTGAAAATGATGCACCCCGCACGGTTGCCAATTTTGAAAAACTTATCAAGCAGGGATTCTATAATGGCCTGGACTTTCACAGGGTTATCCCTGATTTTGTGATACAGGGAGGATGCCCCAAGGGCGATGGAACAGGTGGGCCGGGTTACACGATCAAATGTGAGATCAATCCACGAAAACACACAAAAGGTGCCCTGTCAATGGCCCACGCAGGCAAGGATACCGGAGGAAGCCAGTTCTTCATAACCCATTCCCCTCAATCCCACCTGGACGGTATGCACACGGTTTTTGGAAAGGTCATCGAGGGAATGGATGTCGTATATAAAATCAAACCAGGCGATGTAATGAACCGCCTGCGTGTAGTGGAAGAATGA
- a CDS encoding type IV pilin translates to MQRGRCLQADESGVSDVVGTVLMITITVLMATIVAIAIFNLQPPMDIPHIDVDIEPNGSNVDVVHMGGEPVDVEELKFMVHGQEITINNSSPLNSSNEWSIGTTITLDTNNTDINLIHKPSQGLIE, encoded by the coding sequence ATGCAGAGAGGGAGATGTTTGCAGGCCGATGAAAGCGGCGTATCGGATGTTGTGGGAACGGTGCTGATGATAACGATTACGGTGCTGATGGCAACGATCGTAGCGATTGCTATATTCAACCTCCAGCCTCCGATGGATATCCCCCACATCGATGTTGACATTGAACCAAACGGATCCAATGTAGATGTTGTGCACATGGGAGGCGAGCCGGTGGATGTTGAGGAACTCAAATTCATGGTACATGGCCAGGAAATTACAATTAATAATTCCTCTCCTCTCAACTCCAGCAATGAATGGTCCATAGGCACCACTATCACCCTTGACACAAATAATACAGATATTAACCTGATACACAAGCCTTCCCAGGGGCTGATCGAATGA
- the thiC gene encoding phosphomethylpyrimidine synthase ThiC codes for MSIVTDAKNGTITEEMKKVAEIEGVEPEFVRRGIAAGRIVIPVTPYRDIRVCGIGEGLTTKVNASIGASSDIVDENLEIEKAKAAQAAGADTLMELGTGGDFLGIRKKVCDAIDLSVGSVPLYQAFISAAKRDGSIVHMTEDDLWNATEEQAKLGTNFMAIHTGVNNIVLDRLKAHGRYGGLCSRGGAFMSSWMLHNEKENPLYADFDYLCEILKEHEVTLSTGNGMRAGAIHDATDRAQIQELIINSECAQRAHDEYDLQVIVEGPGHVPLDEVDMNVKLMKSMSDHKPFYMLGPLITDVAPGRDHIVTAIGASQSAAAGCDFLCYVTPAEHLALPNKEDVIEGVKTSKIAAHVGDMVKLNKRDQDLAMARARRELDWEKMYSLALDPELARDVRNSRAPEDTDACTMCGNFCALKIVNQNYDLAK; via the coding sequence ATGTCAATCGTAACAGATGCCAAGAACGGAACTATTACCGAAGAGATGAAGAAGGTTGCAGAAATCGAAGGTGTTGAGCCTGAATTTGTGCGCCGCGGAATTGCAGCCGGAAGAATCGTTATACCTGTTACCCCCTACAGGGACATCAGAGTGTGTGGTATTGGAGAAGGGCTTACTACAAAAGTGAACGCTTCCATCGGAGCATCTTCCGATATCGTCGATGAGAATCTTGAAATCGAAAAAGCAAAGGCAGCACAGGCAGCCGGCGCAGACACCCTTATGGAACTGGGTACCGGCGGAGATTTCCTCGGAATCAGGAAAAAGGTCTGTGACGCAATTGACCTGTCCGTAGGTTCAGTACCACTCTACCAGGCCTTTATCTCAGCAGCCAAAAGGGACGGTTCCATCGTCCACATGACAGAAGACGACCTGTGGAATGCAACCGAGGAACAGGCAAAACTCGGTACAAACTTCATGGCAATCCACACCGGTGTCAATAATATCGTACTGGACAGGCTTAAAGCTCATGGCCGCTATGGCGGACTTTGCTCCCGCGGAGGTGCTTTCATGAGCTCCTGGATGCTCCACAACGAAAAGGAAAATCCCCTTTACGCGGACTTCGACTATCTCTGTGAAATCCTCAAGGAACACGAAGTCACCCTTTCAACAGGCAATGGAATGCGTGCCGGTGCTATCCACGATGCAACCGACCGTGCACAGATCCAGGAACTGATCATCAACTCCGAATGTGCCCAGAGGGCCCACGACGAATATGACCTCCAGGTTATTGTAGAAGGTCCTGGCCATGTTCCACTGGACGAGGTGGATATGAACGTCAAACTCATGAAGTCCATGAGTGACCACAAGCCATTCTACATGCTCGGCCCACTCATCACCGATGTTGCTCCGGGACGTGACCACATCGTCACCGCAATCGGTGCATCCCAGTCCGCAGCCGCTGGCTGTGACTTCCTGTGCTATGTAACCCCCGCAGAGCACCTTGCCCTGCCAAATAAGGAAGATGTTATCGAAGGTGTCAAGACATCCAAGATCGCAGCCCACGTAGGTGATATGGTCAAACTCAACAAGCGTGATCAGGATCTTGCAATGGCAAGGGCACGCCGTGAACTTGACTGGGAGAAGATGTACAGTCTGGCACTTGACCCGGAACTTGCACGTGATGTCAGGAACAGCCGTGCACCGGAAGACACAGATGCATGTACCATGTGCGGAAACTTCTGCGCCCTGAAGATCGTAAACCAGAACTACGATCTTGCAAAGTAA
- the aglJ gene encoding S-layer glycoprotein N-glycosyltransferase AglJ produces MTEDYREDVCILIPTLNEGVTIGQLIEDFNTEGFGNIFVIDGNSSDDTQEIAKSMGARVVAQTGKGKGQAVQDALSMIDDPYVIMIDGDGTYLAKDVHSMLEPLETGRADHVIGNRFADFDAGAFTKLNLIGNKMLNKFFSIIYRKNLVDILSGYRGFTNQAIRELELHETGFEIESEIAVDSMKKEHRVEVVPIAYRPRPDEGDTKLNPLTDGFGIGSTIYKMAKFHNPMFYFGIIGAILTLCGILLGIYVVSEWMIGITHIPMTILTALLIISGIQMFIFGMLSDLVVSLHRETMRTLRRQQR; encoded by the coding sequence GTGACTGAAGACTACAGGGAAGATGTTTGCATCCTCATACCCACATTGAATGAGGGTGTCACCATCGGCCAGCTTATTGAAGATTTCAATACCGAAGGTTTCGGAAATATTTTTGTTATTGATGGCAATAGCTCTGATGATACACAGGAAATTGCCAAAAGTATGGGCGCAAGAGTTGTTGCCCAGACAGGGAAAGGAAAAGGCCAGGCTGTCCAGGATGCTCTTTCAATGATAGATGACCCTTATGTCATTATGATCGACGGGGATGGAACCTATCTTGCAAAAGACGTTCATTCAATGCTTGAACCACTGGAAACAGGAAGGGCAGACCATGTTATTGGCAACCGGTTTGCAGATTTTGATGCGGGTGCTTTTACAAAACTGAACCTGATCGGCAACAAGATGCTTAATAAATTTTTTAGTATCATTTACAGGAAAAATCTTGTGGATATCCTGTCTGGCTACAGGGGATTCACAAACCAGGCAATCCGGGAACTGGAGCTCCATGAGACGGGTTTTGAGATCGAATCAGAGATTGCTGTTGACAGTATGAAAAAAGAGCATCGCGTAGAAGTCGTTCCAATAGCCTACAGGCCGCGTCCTGATGAAGGAGATACGAAACTCAACCCCCTGACTGATGGTTTTGGGATTGGCAGTACGATCTATAAAATGGCCAAATTTCACAACCCGATGTTCTATTTCGGGATAATCGGTGCTATACTTACTCTTTGTGGCATATTGCTGGGAATCTATGTCGTAAGTGAATGGATGATAGGTATTACCCATATACCAATGACCATCCTGACAGCGTTGCTCATTATTTCGGGAATCCAGATGTTCATATTCGGAATGCTAAGTGATCTTGTAGTATCCCTCCACAGGGAGACAATGCGTACCCTTCGCCGCCAGCAAAGATGA
- a CDS encoding TATA-box-binding protein produces the protein MTDYNIKIENVVASTKLAEEFDLTKIEAEFEGAEYNKQKFPGLVYRVSNPKAAFLVFTSGKVVCTGAKNVDDVHTVIADMAKKLNGIGIDTLEKPDITVQNIVASADLKAVLNLNAIAIGLGLENIEYEPEQFPGLVYRIDEPKVVVLIFSSGKLVVTGGKSPENCEEGVEVVRQQLDNMGLL, from the coding sequence ATGACAGATTATAACATTAAAATAGAAAATGTGGTAGCTTCCACCAAACTTGCCGAGGAATTCGACCTTACAAAGATCGAAGCTGAATTTGAAGGAGCAGAATATAACAAGCAGAAATTCCCCGGTCTCGTATACCGCGTATCAAACCCAAAGGCGGCATTTCTTGTTTTCACATCGGGGAAAGTGGTCTGTACAGGTGCCAAAAACGTAGATGATGTACACACAGTAATTGCGGACATGGCCAAAAAACTCAACGGCATTGGCATAGATACCCTTGAAAAACCGGATATCACCGTACAGAACATTGTCGCCTCCGCTGACCTCAAAGCTGTACTCAACCTTAATGCAATCGCAATCGGACTCGGTCTTGAGAATATCGAATATGAACCTGAACAGTTCCCGGGACTCGTTTACAGGATCGATGAGCCAAAAGTTGTCGTACTGATATTCAGTTCCGGAAAACTGGTGGTTACCGGTGGCAAATCCCCGGAAAACTGCGAAGAAGGAGTAGAGGTAGTAAGACAACAGCTGGACAATATGGGCCTCCTGTAA
- the scpB gene encoding SMC-Scp complex subunit ScpB, with protein MSDREIVEAALFAAGSAVEIQKLQKILDKDKKQVTKIVETLIREYEEREAGLEIVDLGERYVMQVRSKYSDIIRPFAPRELNSPMLRTLSMIAYHQPVVQSDIVDMRGNKAYDHIRELQDRGFIESTPQGRTKLLSTTPLFADYFGLEDNKPELIRNKMIELSKQQSGKEGLDRWLGRRFVGFTPMHESLAQMCGIKDYRMVDAYNPTEEERQTLDTVYKMVISRGYKEEVEKHYSGEIIEVGSTTFDDLAEAVNILKSEGDPARVKETLELLEELKNEYRSRAMTISARATPETEMVARIVKDLHIGVSKDGILIAPDYETNTAGEEIGREADILVPSHRNLEGGLIERVKSKYDAVIKGLRKAE; from the coding sequence ATGTCCGACAGGGAAATTGTTGAAGCTGCACTTTTTGCAGCAGGCAGTGCAGTTGAGATACAAAAGCTGCAAAAGATACTTGACAAAGATAAAAAACAGGTCACAAAAATTGTAGAAACCCTAATCCGGGAATATGAAGAAAGGGAAGCAGGGCTGGAGATCGTGGACCTGGGTGAAAGATATGTCATGCAGGTCAGATCAAAGTATTCTGATATAATCCGTCCCTTTGCACCCCGGGAGCTGAATTCTCCCATGCTACGCACCCTTTCCATGATAGCCTATCATCAGCCTGTAGTACAATCGGATATTGTAGATATGCGCGGCAACAAGGCATATGATCATATCCGGGAATTACAAGATCGGGGATTTATTGAAAGCACTCCCCAAGGCAGGACAAAACTACTCTCCACCACCCCTCTTTTTGCAGATTATTTCGGTCTTGAGGACAATAAACCCGAACTTATCCGCAACAAGATGATAGAACTTTCAAAACAACAAAGTGGCAAAGAAGGACTTGACCGCTGGCTTGGACGCAGGTTTGTAGGATTTACCCCAATGCATGAATCCCTGGCACAGATGTGTGGAATCAAAGATTACCGCATGGTAGATGCTTATAATCCCACCGAGGAAGAACGTCAGACCCTTGATACGGTTTACAAAATGGTTATTTCCCGGGGATATAAGGAAGAGGTAGAAAAGCATTATTCAGGAGAGATTATCGAAGTCGGATCCACTACATTTGACGATCTTGCTGAAGCCGTCAATATACTAAAAAGCGAGGGAGATCCGGCCAGGGTAAAGGAAACCCTGGAGCTGCTCGAGGAACTAAAGAATGAATACCGATCAAGAGCCATGACCATAAGTGCCAGGGCCACCCCGGAAACCGAGATGGTGGCACGCATTGTTAAAGATCTGCATATCGGTGTTTCAAAAGATGGAATACTGATTGCCCCGGATTATGAAACAAACACTGCAGGAGAGGAAATCGGAAGGGAAGCGGATATCCTTGTCCCAAGCCATCGTAACCTGGAAGGTGGCCTTATAGAGAGAGTCAAAAGCAAGTATGATGCTGTTATCAAAGGTCTGCGGAAGGCAGAATAA
- a CDS encoding segregation and condensation protein A — MNSTSVKNDEIPLLENMGQGIDPEFLKTLKELGVDEEELELSDDVLCEPVEILVNLAKSESINPWDIDIVEITDKFLEKIEEMKIMDLRISGRTLLYASILLRMKSTGIIQEEDEEPDDDIPDDDLEFQNEEDYPVPKLPIRRAATRPVTLQELINELKKAENVESRRTQRRQKRVLHMEEEPTTEDVLGIAHEEDIKGRVEDLEEIIEEILQGKEKVSFTEITDPIPSRSERVMTYLSLLFMASQRKICLRQDELFGELYIYSYGNKEQPV; from the coding sequence GTGAACAGTACATCGGTAAAAAACGATGAAATCCCGTTGCTGGAAAACATGGGACAGGGTATTGACCCTGAATTCCTGAAAACCTTGAAGGAACTGGGTGTTGACGAAGAAGAACTGGAATTATCAGATGATGTGCTCTGTGAACCTGTAGAGATCCTCGTAAACCTTGCAAAAAGTGAAAGTATCAATCCCTGGGATATTGATATTGTAGAGATTACGGATAAATTCCTGGAAAAAATAGAAGAAATGAAGATAATGGATCTCAGGATCTCAGGCAGAACACTGCTTTATGCTTCCATTCTCCTCAGAATGAAATCCACAGGTATCATACAGGAAGAAGATGAAGAACCCGATGATGATATACCTGATGATGATCTCGAATTCCAGAATGAAGAAGACTACCCCGTACCCAAATTGCCTATTCGCCGCGCTGCTACAAGACCTGTGACCCTGCAGGAACTTATAAACGAATTGAAAAAGGCAGAAAATGTTGAATCCAGAAGGACCCAGAGGCGACAAAAACGTGTCCTCCACATGGAAGAGGAGCCTACCACTGAAGATGTGCTTGGTATTGCTCATGAGGAAGACATAAAGGGGCGTGTCGAAGACCTGGAAGAAATAATTGAAGAGATTCTGCAGGGAAAAGAAAAGGTCAGTTTTACTGAGATCACAGATCCTATACCCTCCCGTTCAGAAAGGGTAATGACTTACCTATCCCTCCTTTTCATGGCTTCCCAGAGGAAAATCTGTTTGAGACAGGATGAACTCTTCGGAGAATTGTATATATACTCTTATGGAAATAAAGAGCAGCCTGTTTGA
- the smc gene encoding chromosome segregation protein SMC, giving the protein MYIKKIEFLNFKSFGKKVKIPFFDDFTTISGPNGSGKSNIIDGILFVLGLSSSRTLRAEKLTDLIYNGEKSKNPDNAQVTIYFDNKDRELPVDNDEVVISRKVRSTDSGYYSYFYFNGKSVSLGDVHNYLAKARVTPEGYNVVMQGDVTRIITMTAGERRKIIDEIAGVAEFDNKKERALNELEVVRERIERADILIDEVDKQKEKLQGERDQAVKYQSLKEEKMKFEGFVLLSKLKDAKTELEGVGQEYDAQQEKLEEISSELKQKKDVLEQREEELRLLNQRIQKMGEDEQIEVKRRIEEIRGEISGCSDRIEYAGQEIDEIDAARRRFFLEIDESKGKVDGIEEKIKEHSFQKETLQSEISEKRTQRMLLQSKIADVDEKFARTRDELSANKDELEQLKTQKNELMRNEDRLLDSLRRKSSDVAEIEDEIRQAKEKAKSSESDTKSVQYDIDKLNEKIEGLTKDLDDLESNRSQIKKVVSDLESDIRSKQQDYAMLEARVRAAEDTSRYSRAVDAVIKEKDKHGLPGIYGTIAELGKVNQKYSTALGIAAGGRMQAVVVDTDEDASRAIAYLKRQRSGRATFLPLNKMEARRPYKNLSDREGVIGYAIDLIDFDPKFEAAFWYVFRDTLVVDTLENARKLMGGLRMVTLEGEIVEKSGAMSGGSQRKSGLSFAASEKDKLVRISEELTKLESRRSNAINKLDTTEGHISNTNKEIQQYENEIARKQMQFEEIGNRGETLEKLLNSKDEELKQIEEERQQMRTEMNETVEKKEHLEEREQSLQQNITQIEEKLADSEIPELNKQAESLDEELRRLDGRIRDIDGQINALELDKKYATEKMEQNREQIAQMDEKKGTLKERIEELKNKITSLESELEEKKQREEELTGELRELQGERENKEMAYSTQRDEVDRVKSRYEKAENQKMALEATLDAVKEQIEQLREEIARRGLEETDEVPGYETVRTRITSIEKAMEALEPVNMRAIDEYEEVEQRIVDLKSRRAILFNEREQILDRIDQYDNLKKETFMETYNGINDAFKEIFNELSDGVGELVLDNEEDPFSGGMTLKAQPRDKTLQRLEAMSGGEKSLTALAFLFAIQQYRPAPFYAFDEIDMFLDGANAERVARRVKKAASNAQFIVVSLRKPMIEAAERTIGVTMQQDNITSITGVKIR; this is encoded by the coding sequence GTGTATATAAAAAAGATAGAATTTCTGAATTTCAAATCATTCGGGAAAAAAGTAAAAATCCCTTTTTTTGATGATTTCACAACTATTTCAGGCCCCAACGGAAGTGGAAAATCCAATATAATTGATGGTATACTTTTTGTCCTGGGATTGTCCAGCTCCCGCACATTGAGAGCGGAAAAACTTACCGACCTCATATATAACGGGGAAAAAAGCAAAAATCCGGACAATGCCCAGGTTACCATCTATTTTGATAACAAGGACAGGGAACTTCCTGTTGACAACGATGAAGTTGTGATTAGCCGGAAGGTGCGTAGTACAGACAGCGGTTACTACAGCTATTTCTACTTCAACGGCAAATCGGTAAGTCTTGGTGATGTACATAATTATCTTGCAAAGGCAAGGGTCACACCCGAAGGATACAATGTCGTAATGCAGGGAGACGTCACAAGAATCATCACAATGACCGCCGGGGAGCGACGCAAGATCATAGATGAGATTGCCGGGGTAGCAGAGTTTGACAATAAGAAGGAGAGAGCACTCAATGAACTTGAAGTTGTAAGGGAGCGCATTGAACGGGCAGATATCCTGATAGATGAAGTGGACAAGCAAAAGGAAAAGCTTCAGGGAGAACGTGACCAGGCTGTCAAATACCAGTCCCTCAAGGAAGAAAAGATGAAGTTTGAGGGTTTCGTGCTGCTTTCTAAACTCAAGGATGCAAAAACCGAACTTGAAGGAGTCGGTCAGGAATACGACGCCCAGCAGGAAAAATTGGAAGAAATCTCCTCAGAACTTAAACAGAAAAAAGATGTCCTGGAACAAAGGGAAGAAGAATTACGCTTACTTAACCAGCGCATCCAGAAGATGGGCGAAGATGAGCAGATCGAGGTAAAAAGGCGAATTGAAGAGATTCGTGGAGAAATCTCGGGATGCAGCGATCGTATTGAATATGCAGGTCAGGAAATCGATGAGATCGATGCCGCAAGACGCAGGTTTTTCCTGGAAATCGATGAATCAAAGGGCAAGGTAGATGGCATCGAAGAAAAGATTAAGGAACACAGTTTCCAGAAGGAAACCCTGCAATCGGAAATTTCTGAAAAACGTACCCAGAGGATGTTACTGCAGAGCAAAATCGCCGATGTGGATGAAAAATTTGCGCGAACAAGGGACGAACTTTCTGCAAATAAGGACGAACTGGAACAGCTAAAAACCCAGAAAAACGAGCTCATGCGTAACGAGGACAGGCTGCTGGATTCCCTGCGTCGCAAATCTTCAGATGTAGCAGAAATAGAAGATGAGATCAGGCAGGCAAAGGAGAAGGCCAAGTCCTCTGAAAGCGATACCAAATCCGTCCAGTATGATATTGACAAACTCAACGAAAAGATAGAAGGGTTGACAAAAGACCTTGATGACCTGGAAAGCAATCGTTCTCAGATAAAAAAGGTTGTCAGTGATCTGGAAAGTGACATACGCAGCAAACAACAGGACTATGCAATGCTTGAAGCCCGTGTGAGGGCAGCAGAGGACACAAGCAGGTATTCCAGGGCAGTAGACGCGGTAATCAAGGAAAAAGACAAACATGGCCTGCCCGGTATTTATGGCACCATAGCAGAGCTGGGAAAAGTAAACCAGAAATATTCAACCGCCCTGGGAATCGCTGCAGGGGGGCGAATGCAGGCTGTCGTGGTGGATACGGACGAAGATGCTTCCCGGGCGATTGCTTACCTGAAACGCCAGAGATCAGGCAGGGCAACCTTCCTGCCCCTGAATAAGATGGAAGCACGCAGGCCCTACAAAAACCTCTCCGACAGGGAAGGTGTAATCGGGTATGCTATTGATCTCATAGATTTTGACCCGAAGTTCGAAGCAGCCTTCTGGTATGTATTCCGGGACACCCTTGTTGTTGACACCCTTGAAAACGCCCGAAAACTGATGGGCGGGCTGCGTATGGTAACGCTGGAAGGTGAGATCGTTGAAAAAAGCGGGGCAATGAGCGGTGGCTCCCAGCGCAAGTCCGGCCTGTCATTTGCAGCATCTGAAAAAGATAAACTTGTCAGGATATCCGAAGAACTTACCAAACTGGAATCACGCAGAAGCAATGCGATCAATAAACTGGATACTACCGAGGGGCATATTTCAAACACCAACAAGGAAATCCAGCAGTATGAGAACGAGATCGCACGCAAACAGATGCAATTCGAGGAGATTGGTAATCGCGGAGAGACTCTTGAAAAGTTGCTCAATAGCAAAGATGAGGAACTCAAGCAGATCGAGGAAGAACGCCAGCAGATGCGAACGGAGATGAATGAGACCGTTGAGAAGAAAGAGCATCTGGAAGAAAGGGAACAATCCCTGCAACAGAACATAACGCAGATCGAGGAAAAACTCGCCGATTCGGAAATTCCCGAGCTCAATAAGCAGGCAGAATCCCTTGATGAGGAACTGCGCCGCCTGGACGGAAGAATAAGGGATATCGACGGACAGATCAACGCTCTTGAACTCGATAAAAAATACGCAACCGAGAAAATGGAACAAAATCGGGAACAAATCGCCCAGATGGATGAGAAAAAGGGCACATTAAAAGAGCGTATAGAAGAACTCAAGAATAAGATCACTTCCCTGGAAAGTGAACTGGAAGAAAAGAAACAACGTGAAGAAGAACTCACAGGTGAACTTCGCGAGCTTCAGGGAGAAAGAGAGAATAAGGAAATGGCCTACTCAACCCAACGTGATGAAGTTGATAGGGTCAAGAGCCGCTATGAGAAGGCAGAGAACCAGAAAATGGCACTTGAAGCCACACTGGATGCCGTGAAGGAACAAATTGAACAGCTCCGCGAAGAGATCGCACGTCGCGGCCTTGAAGAGACTGATGAAGTCCCGGGTTACGAAACCGTGCGTACAAGGATAACTTCGATTGAAAAGGCAATGGAAGCCCTGGAACCTGTGAATATGCGGGCAATCGATGAATATGAGGAAGTGGAGCAGAGAATTGTTGATCTCAAAAGCCGCAGGGCAATCCTGTTCAATGAAAGAGAGCAGATCCTGGATCGTATCGACCAGTATGATAACCTTAAAAAAGAGACATTCATGGAGACCTATAATGGCATCAATGATGCATTCAAGGAAATCTTCAATGAGCTTTCCGATGGTGTCGGGGAACTTGTACTGGACAATGAGGAAGACCCTTTCTCCGGAGGCATGACCCTCAAAGCCCAGCCCCGGGACAAAACCCTGCAGCGACTGGAAGCGATGTCGGGCGGAGAAAAGAGTCTCACTGCCCTTGCATTTTTATTTGCTATCCAGCAATATCGTCCCGCACCTTTCTATGCTTTTGATGAGATCGATATGTTCCTTGACGGAGCAAATGCTGAAAGGGTTGCCAGACGTGTTAAAAAGGCAGCAAGCAATGCCCAGTTCATAGTTGTCTCTTTGAGAAAACCGATGATAGAAGCTGCCGAGCGCACAATAGGTGTAACAATGCAGCAGGATAATATCACAAGTATTACGGGTGTGAAAATACGGTGA
- a CDS encoding DUF7518 family protein, whose product MESGQRDLIIERLEKQIRNKEEEISDIKTNLKSSIITELREELRNDMDINKRLVELEQQVKEISTNINGILEELLDQKSRIREMEQANKQQPGERESDAWSKYEEETASPDAYNEEKEPVTQPAETSNDTPERSRSSPEQKRKPRMHFQIRDVDKMMPSEKNQENEVSEEEKDEYIVAESENRKVEKTIKPETQNENCEYIIAGDKGPLENKSECEYETVENKDEDSEIIVRKKKSF is encoded by the coding sequence ATGGAATCCGGGCAGAGAGATTTAATTATTGAACGTCTTGAAAAGCAGATCAGGAACAAAGAAGAGGAAATATCCGATATCAAAACAAACCTCAAGAGTTCTATTATAACAGAACTGCGGGAAGAATTGAGAAATGATATGGATATAAACAAGAGGCTGGTCGAACTTGAGCAACAGGTCAAGGAAATTTCTACAAACATAAATGGAATCCTTGAGGAACTCCTGGATCAGAAATCGCGTATCCGGGAAATGGAACAGGCAAACAAACAGCAACCCGGTGAAAGGGAGTCCGATGCATGGAGCAAATATGAAGAAGAAACAGCCAGTCCGGATGCTTATAACGAGGAAAAGGAGCCTGTAACCCAACCTGCAGAAACCAGTAACGATACCCCTGAGAGATCCCGGTCTTCCCCCGAACAAAAAAGAAAACCTCGTATGCATTTCCAGATCAGGGATGTCGATAAAATGATGCCTTCTGAGAAAAATCAGGAAAATGAGGTTTCTGAAGAGGAAAAAGATGAGTACATCGTTGCTGAAAGTGAGAATCGCAAAGTGGAAAAGACCATCAAGCCAGAAACCCAGAACGAGAATTGTGAATACATAATTGCCGGTGATAAGGGACCTCTGGAAAATAAAAGTGAATGTGAATACGAAACTGTCGAAAACAAAGATGAGGATTCTGAAATAATCGTCAGGAAGAAGAAATCGTTCTAA